The Rhodobacter sp. 24-YEA-8 DNA segment TCAGGTGCAGCTGGGTGCCAAGCGTGATCAGGATGTCTTCGATATGATCATCGAGGCCCAGTGCGGCCATCGCAGCGTTCTTTGCGCGCACCACTTCGGTGTTTGCGGCGCCAGCGGCTTCGAGGTCGAATTTGATGCCGCTCGACTCGCTTGCCAGCATCAGGCCGGTTTCGCTGTCAACGAGACAGGCGCCGATAAAGCCGGCGATTTTCTTCAGCTCAGAGATATTGGTCGACATTTTGAATGATATCCTTTTTTTGCACGATGGATCATTTTTGAATTCAACATTTGTTTGAATATTGACCTGATTGGATCCATTTTGAGAAAGTGCGGTAATGATTTTGGCGCAATTATGTCTATTTTTGAATTTTGGATTTTTGGAATTAATAAATATGTATATGAATCATGTAATTAGTTATTTTGTACCTTCTCGGGTTGATGAATTATGAGGTCTTTTGCCTCTGGTTGTTTTCGTGTCATTTGATAACAATTGCCGACTCTGTGGTTGTAAATATCGGAGAATTTATCGGCTTAATTCAATTGATGGTTGTGGGATTTCGGGCTGGCTCTGCAACAACGGTGGCCGGCATTTTTTTCGAAGTGAAGGGGTGGTCATCGCCTGATTGTATCGCTTCGATATGTAAATCAACCGTGCCGTGATTTAATCAATTAAGAGCTGATATGCGCTCCGGCTTGGTAAGCAGAAGGACGCGTTGAGCCAGACGGGCAGCGGATCCGGGAGCGGCCAGGGTCCGGAAAAGCGCGGCCCATTCAAGAGGGCAGCCTGGCTGCGGCGCCCGGACGCACGGGCGGGTCACGCCCTGGCGCGGTACTCGGCCGGAATCAGCCCCCGCAGCGCATTGCCGACCCAAAGCCGCACGACTCCCAGGTCTTCGGGTCGCAGGATCTCTTCGGGGCAGGCCAGCTCGCTGCGCAGGACACCCGGCAGCAGGCCAGAGCTCAGCGGTGGTGTGCGCAGCCCGGCGCCACGGTCGAAAAATACCGTGGTGATCGTGCCCTCGCTGACCTCGCCGCGCTCGTTCAGAAACAGCGCCTCGTCGATCCCGGCGGGCAATGCCGCCCGGGCCGCATCATGGATCGCGCGGCGCGAGGATTTCACCGAAAGCCAGGGGTCATCCGAAGCCAGCCGCAGGTCAGCGACGCTGACGCTCCAATACGGTTTCGCAGCGGGGAGGGGATGGGTTTCCCAGAGCAGCCGCCCGGCTGCATCCAGGGTCAGCCGCAGGCGGGCGGCGGTTGCCGGGCCCGCAGGCGCCGCAGGTTCCGGCCGCGCCCAGCCAAGCGCCAGCGCGCTGCGCTGCAGCCGCGCCAGATGCAGCGGCCAGCGCGGCGCGGTGGCCCCGGTCCAGAGCACCGTCTCGATCAGCGTCAGTCCCGGCTCACCGCCGCATTGACGAAGCGCGCTTTCCATAGCGCCTCCTCCCATTCGCCGGCCTCAGTCGAGCCATGCACCACGCCGCCGCCGACATTCATCCTGATTTCACTGTCATCCACGGTCAGCGTGCGGATCGCGACCGAGAAATCTGCGCTTCCATCGGGGGCCATCCAGCCAATCGCGCCACAATAGGCATCGCGCGCGAAGGGCTCGACCTCGCGGATGACCTCCATCGCGCGGATCTTCGGCGCGCCGGTGACCGACCCGCAGGGGAACAAGGCGCGGATCAGGTCAGGCAGGCTGGCAGGCTGCGCAAGCTGGCCCTGCACCTCGGACACCATCTGATGCACGGTCGCGTAATGTTCGACGGTGTAAAGTTCGGGCACTTTCACGCTGCCGATCTGCGAGATCCGGCTGATATCATTCCTCAGCAGGTCGACGATCATCAGATTCTCGGCCCGGTCCTTGGGGCTGGAGCGCAGCTCCTGTGCAAGGTCCGCGTCGCGGGCGGGGTCGGCGTCGCGGGGGCGGGTGCCTTTCATCGGGCGGGTGGTGATCCGGCCATCGGCATTAAGGCGGAAGAACAGTTCGGGGCTGCGCGAGACCAGCGCCGGCTCGCCCGCCAGATCGACAAAGGCGCCATGCCCGACCGGGCCAGAGCGCCGCAAACGGCCGTAAAGCCCCTCGGGCGTGCCCGAAAGCAGGCGCGAGACCAACGGAAAGGTCAGATTGGCCTGGTAGATATCGCCGGCCGCGATCAGCTCCAGCACCCGGGCAATCGCACGGTTGTAGTCTTCGCGCGAGATCACCGGCTCGGGCGCGGAAATACGGGTCGCCCCGGCTTCCTCCGCCATCCTCGCCAGAATCGGTGCGGGGTCACAGGGGCCGGCAAAGGACGCGAGATGCACCAGCGGCAGGCGGCGATCCCCGGGCATCAGTGGCAGGAGCCGATCCTCGAACGCATATCCCGCCTCATACGAGATATAGCCCGCAATCCAGGCCCCGGCCCGGCGCGCCTCTTCGGCCTCGCGCAAAACCGCCTCAACTTCATCGGGGTTGCGCGCGATTTTCACCGACAACGCATCATCAAACAGCGCCGGGCGCTCGCCCGGGCCGTGTTCGAAAAAAATCTGACGTCTGCTGCTTTGCATAATGGGCTCAGGAATAGGGGCTGGCGGAGGACTGCGCCAGCCGGAATAACGGGTGGGATCCTTTGCGGCGGGCGGAGGAGACCGGCGGGGTGAGCGCGCGTGCTCTGGCGCGGGTGTCGGTTTGCCCTTGCGCCCATGCCGCGCCCCTCTATAACCCCGGAAAATTTAGCGACAGCCAGCCCAAAAACCTGAGGTTCCCGACATGCCGAAGCGGACAGATATCCACTCGATCATGATTATCGGCGCTGGTCCTATCGTGATCGGCCAGGCCTGCGAATTCGACTATTCCGGTGCCCAGGCCTGCAAAGCGCTGCGCGAAGAGGGCTATCGGGTCATCCTTGTGAACTCGAACCCGGCGACGATCATGACCGATCCGGGTCTGGCGGATGCCACCTATATCGAGCCGATCACCCCCGAAGTCGTGGCGAAGATCATCGAGAAAGAGCGCCCCGATGCGATTCTGCCGACCATGGGCGGCCAGACCGGTCTGAACACCGCGCTGGCGCTGGCGGATCTGGGGGTGCTGGACAAGTTCAATGTAGAACTGATCGGCGCGAAACGCGAAGCCATTGAAATGGCAGAAGACCGCAAGCTGTTCCGCGAGGCGATGGACCGGCTGGGGATCGAGAACCCGAAGGCAACCATCGTCGCCGCGCCGAAGCTTCCCAATGGCAAATACGACATCGCGGCTGGTGTGGCGAAAGCCATGGGCGATCTGGAACATATCGGCCTGCCGGCGATCATCCGCCCCGCTTTCACGCTTGGTGGCACCGGCGGCGGCGTCGCCTATAACCGCGATGATTACGAGGCGATTGTGAAATCGGGCCTTGAGGCCTCGCCGATGGCGCAGGTTCTGGTCGATGAATCGCTGCTCGGCTGGAAGGAATACGAGATGGAGGTCGTCCGCGACAAAGCGGATAACGCCATCATCGTCTGCTCCATCGAAAATATCGACCCGATGGGTGTCCATACCGGCGATTCGATCACCGTGGCGCCCGCGCTGACGCTGACCGACAAAGAATACCAGATCATGCGCAACGGCTCGATTGCCGTCCTGCGCGAGATCGGGGTCGAGACCGGCGGGTCGAACGTGCAATGGGCGATCAACCCGGTTGATGGCCGTATGGTCGTGATCGAGATGAACCCGCGTGTGTCGCGGTCCTCGGCGCTGGCCTCGAAAGCGACCGGCTTCCCGATTGCGAAAATCGCCGCGAAACTGGCGGTGGGCTATACGCTTGACGAGCTGGATAACGACATCACCA contains these protein-coding regions:
- a CDS encoding aminodeoxychorismate synthase component I — translated: MQSSRRQIFFEHGPGERPALFDDALSVKIARNPDEVEAVLREAEEARRAGAWIAGYISYEAGYAFEDRLLPLMPGDRRLPLVHLASFAGPCDPAPILARMAEEAGATRISAPEPVISREDYNRAIARVLELIAAGDIYQANLTFPLVSRLLSGTPEGLYGRLRRSGPVGHGAFVDLAGEPALVSRSPELFFRLNADGRITTRPMKGTRPRDADPARDADLAQELRSSPKDRAENLMIVDLLRNDISRISQIGSVKVPELYTVEHYATVHQMVSEVQGQLAQPASLPDLIRALFPCGSVTGAPKIRAMEVIREVEPFARDAYCGAIGWMAPDGSADFSVAIRTLTVDDSEIRMNVGGGVVHGSTEAGEWEEALWKARFVNAAVSRD
- a CDS encoding aminotransferase class IV, with protein sequence MESALRQCGGEPGLTLIETVLWTGATAPRWPLHLARLQRSALALGWARPEPAAPAGPATAARLRLTLDAAGRLLWETHPLPAAKPYWSVSVADLRLASDDPWLSVKSSRRAIHDAARAALPAGIDEALFLNERGEVSEGTITTVFFDRGAGLRTPPLSSGLLPGVLRSELACPEEILRPEDLGVVRLWVGNALRGLIPAEYRARA